One window of Microtus pennsylvanicus isolate mMicPen1 chromosome X, mMicPen1.hap1, whole genome shotgun sequence genomic DNA carries:
- the Ssr4 gene encoding translocon-associated protein subunit delta isoform X3 gives MAAMASFGALALLLLSSLSCCSAEACLEPQITPSYYTTSDAVISTETVFIVEISLTCKNRVQNMALYADVSGKQFPVTRGQDVGRYQVSWSLEHKSAHAGTYEVRFFDEESYSLLRKAQRNNEDVSIIPPLFTVSVDHRGTWNGPWVSTEVLAAVIGIVIYYLAFSAKSHIQA, from the exons ATGGCGGCGATGGCATCTTTCGGCGCCCTGGCGCTACTCCTGCTGTCCAGCTTATCTTGCTGCTCAG CAGAAGCCTGCCTGGAGCCCCAGATCACCCCTTCTTACTATACAACCTCAGATGCCGTCATTTCTACAGAGACCGTATTCATCGTGGAGATCTCACTGACTTGCAAGAACAGGGTCCAG AACATGGCTCTTTATGCTGACGTTAGTGGAAAACAGTTTCCTGTAACCCGGGGCCAGGATGTGGGCCGATATCAG GTTTCATGGAGCCTGGAGCACAAGAGCGCCCACGCAGGCACTTATGAGGTCAGATTCTTCGATGAAGAGTCCTACAGCCTCCTAAGGAAG GCTCAGAGAAATAATGAGGACGTTTCCATCATCCCACCCCTGTTTACAGTCAGTGTGGATCATCGG GGCACCTGGAATGGGCCTTGGGTCTCCACGGAAGTGCTGGCTGCAGTGATCGGCATAGTGATCTACTACCTAGCCTTCAGTGCAAAGAGCCACATCCAGGCCTGA
- the Ssr4 gene encoding translocon-associated protein subunit delta isoform X5, whose product MAAMASFGALALLLLSSLSCCSEACLEPQITPSYYTTSDAVISTETVFIVEISLTCKNRVQNMALYADVSGKQFPVTRGQDVGRYQVSWSLEHKSAHAGTYEVRFFDEESYSLLRKHLPYRLREIMRTFPSSHPCLQSVWIIGAPGMGLGSPRKCWLQ is encoded by the exons ATGGCGGCGATGGCATCTTTCGGCGCCCTGGCGCTACTCCTGCTGTCCAGCTTATCTTGCTGCTCAG AAGCCTGCCTGGAGCCCCAGATCACCCCTTCTTACTATACAACCTCAGATGCCGTCATTTCTACAGAGACCGTATTCATCGTGGAGATCTCACTGACTTGCAAGAACAGGGTCCAG AACATGGCTCTTTATGCTGACGTTAGTGGAAAACAGTTTCCTGTAACCCGGGGCCAGGATGTGGGCCGATATCAG GTTTCATGGAGCCTGGAGCACAAGAGCGCCCACGCAGGCACTTATGAGGTCAGATTCTTCGATGAAGAGTCCTACAGCCTCCTAAGGAAG CACCTCCCTTACAGGCTCAGAGAAATAATGAGGACGTTTCCATCATCCCACCCCTGTTTACAGTCAGTGTGGATCATCGG GGCACCTGGAATGGGCCTTGGGTCTCCACGGAAGTGCTGGCTGCAGTGA
- the Ssr4 gene encoding translocon-associated protein subunit delta isoform X1, with protein sequence MAAMASFGALALLLLSSLSCCSEACLEPQITPSYYTTSDAVISTETVFIVEISLTCKNRVQNMALYADVSGKQFPVTRGQDVGRYQVSWSLEHKSAHAGTYEVRFFDEESYSLLRKAQRNNEDVSIIPPLFTVSVDHRGTWNGPWVSTEVLAAVIGIVIYYLAFSAKSHIQA encoded by the exons ATGGCGGCGATGGCATCTTTCGGCGCCCTGGCGCTACTCCTGCTGTCCAGCTTATCTTGCTGCTCAG AAGCCTGCCTGGAGCCCCAGATCACCCCTTCTTACTATACAACCTCAGATGCCGTCATTTCTACAGAGACCGTATTCATCGTGGAGATCTCACTGACTTGCAAGAACAGGGTCCAG AACATGGCTCTTTATGCTGACGTTAGTGGAAAACAGTTTCCTGTAACCCGGGGCCAGGATGTGGGCCGATATCAG GTTTCATGGAGCCTGGAGCACAAGAGCGCCCACGCAGGCACTTATGAGGTCAGATTCTTCGATGAAGAGTCCTACAGCCTCCTAAGGAAG GCTCAGAGAAATAATGAGGACGTTTCCATCATCCCACCCCTGTTTACAGTCAGTGTGGATCATCGG GGCACCTGGAATGGGCCTTGGGTCTCCACGGAAGTGCTGGCTGCAGTGATCGGCATAGTGATCTACTACCTAGCCTTCAGTGCAAAGAGCCACATCCAGGCCTGA
- the Ssr4 gene encoding translocon-associated protein subunit delta isoform X2 → MAAMASFGALALLLLSSLSCCSAEACLEPQITPSYYTTSDAVISTETVFIVEISLTCKNRVQNMALYADVSGKQFPVTRGQDVGRYQAQRNNEDVSIIPPLFTVSVDHRGTWNGPWVSTEVLAAVIGIVIYYLAFSAKSHIQA, encoded by the exons ATGGCGGCGATGGCATCTTTCGGCGCCCTGGCGCTACTCCTGCTGTCCAGCTTATCTTGCTGCTCAG CAGAAGCCTGCCTGGAGCCCCAGATCACCCCTTCTTACTATACAACCTCAGATGCCGTCATTTCTACAGAGACCGTATTCATCGTGGAGATCTCACTGACTTGCAAGAACAGGGTCCAG AACATGGCTCTTTATGCTGACGTTAGTGGAAAACAGTTTCCTGTAACCCGGGGCCAGGATGTGGGCCGATATCAG GCTCAGAGAAATAATGAGGACGTTTCCATCATCCCACCCCTGTTTACAGTCAGTGTGGATCATCGG GGCACCTGGAATGGGCCTTGGGTCTCCACGGAAGTGCTGGCTGCAGTGATCGGCATAGTGATCTACTACCTAGCCTTCAGTGCAAAGAGCCACATCCAGGCCTGA
- the Ssr4 gene encoding translocon-associated protein subunit delta isoform X4 yields MAAMASFGALALLLLSSLSCCSAEACLEPQITPSYYTTSDAVISTETVFIVEISLTCKNRVQNMALYADVSGKQFPVTRGQDVGRYQVSWSLEHKSAHAGTYEVRFFDEESYSLLRKHLPYRLREIMRTFPSSHPCLQSVWIIGAPGMGLGSPRKCWLQ; encoded by the exons ATGGCGGCGATGGCATCTTTCGGCGCCCTGGCGCTACTCCTGCTGTCCAGCTTATCTTGCTGCTCAG CAGAAGCCTGCCTGGAGCCCCAGATCACCCCTTCTTACTATACAACCTCAGATGCCGTCATTTCTACAGAGACCGTATTCATCGTGGAGATCTCACTGACTTGCAAGAACAGGGTCCAG AACATGGCTCTTTATGCTGACGTTAGTGGAAAACAGTTTCCTGTAACCCGGGGCCAGGATGTGGGCCGATATCAG GTTTCATGGAGCCTGGAGCACAAGAGCGCCCACGCAGGCACTTATGAGGTCAGATTCTTCGATGAAGAGTCCTACAGCCTCCTAAGGAAG CACCTCCCTTACAGGCTCAGAGAAATAATGAGGACGTTTCCATCATCCCACCCCTGTTTACAGTCAGTGTGGATCATCGG GGCACCTGGAATGGGCCTTGGGTCTCCACGGAAGTGCTGGCTGCAGTGA